A window of Castanea sativa cultivar Marrone di Chiusa Pesio chromosome 8, ASM4071231v1 genomic DNA:
ttgtttgttcaaccatataCCTTGCATTCACCTAATTCTAAaaggacaaataaaaaatgaaaaatttgaaaGGATGACCCAAAAGTTATGGCATGCCTTAAGATGTTgggatgaaaagaaaaggagttCTCACATATAAGAGGCTTATCCCAAAGTCCAAAGGtatatcttaacttgaaaggttcataGGATCATAGCCTAGTTGCTATCATAAGCCCGAGatcaaaagcattttgataAAGAAAGTTTTGGGCCTAAGGTAACAAATATATTGACCTAGCATCCAACATCCTTCAAAGTCAATATGAATCACCCTAATCTAAGGCCTCTTTGTTGTAAGTCAGGGCTCAAAGTAATGAGAGATTCGTGAGCTTTGAGAGGAAGGCCACGAAGTATTTTAGCTAAAGggttacttcaaaaaaaaaaaatataaaaagaatgagaaaggaAGGGCCCAAAGGTGATGAATACATTGTTGGCCCATGTTTGAGACAAAGGGATGAAAATCTATGAGCAAATTCTAATCAAAGCCATGAGAATGAGTTAAGAGCTTTATTGTAAATGGACCAAGCCCATGTGAAAGAAAGACAAGGTTTATGAGATGAAAGTGAGTGATTTTGTAATTGGGATTTCATTAAAATTAACTTAAAGATTTCCTAAAGAACATCTAGATAGAAGAAACTTTTGTTTAGGGACATTTCTTCATGCTTTTGATGGCTTCTTCTAGATTTCCCAAGAGCCACGATGTCTGACTACATGACTCATGAGGAGGTCTATCATGTGATAATTGAAGGGATAGTCCACTTTCTTTTCCTGGTGCTAAAGAATATTCATTGGTCTTTGACTTTCACAACGGCTCATGTCAACGACTTTTCTCAAATAGGAAGTGTGAGATCTTGGGAAGATCATGACTGGTCGGATTGGACCTTGATGGTTGGAACAACCCAAGTCATTAGTACTTGAATTTTGATTGAACAAGACACCACCCGACCTCCTGAAGCTGAATGGTATTTTGTCTTAGCCCAAGATGAAGACAAAGATGTGAAGGAGAAGATAACGACAGGTATAGCCATATAGATCACTACATTGATATTGAGCTTGCTTGGCTAGTAAGTGATAGATGTATAGAAGTTGACCCATCTAAAATTAAAGCCATATTGGACATGCGACAACCTAAGAGTGAAAAAGAGGTAAGGGGATTCTTAGGCTGATTGCAATACATTAGCCGATTCATCGCCAAACTCACTTCCACTTGTGAGCCCATATTCAAACTTTTGAGGAAGATTGAACCCCATACATGGAATGATGAGTGTCAGAAAGCCTTTGAAATTATTAAGGAATACCTTCTCCACCCACCTATCTTGGTACCTTCAAAACCTGGAAAACCTTTACTCCTCTATCTCTCAATCATAAAGGATGCAGTAGGAATTATGCTAGcacaagaagatgatgataaGAATAAGGGAGCCATATACTACTTGAGTAAGAGATTCCATGACTAGAAGACTAGATACACACCCATAGAAAAATCATGTTTCGCTCTTGTATAGGCTGTGCAAAAATTGAGATGTATAATCCTACCATCCTAAGTGTGGATAGTGGCTAGAATGGACCCAATGAAATACCTTTTGAGAAGCCTGCTCTAAGTTGAAGATTGATAAGATGGTTGATCTTATTGGCAGAATTTGACTTGAAGTATATGGCTAGGAAAACCATCAAAGGAAGTGTCGTGTCAAAATTTTGTGCCAAAAACCCTGTGGAAGGAGAAAATGGTAAAGATGATTTCCTGGATGAAGACATCTTGGACGTCGAACTAGGGGCATGGAAGATGTATTTCGATGGAGCTGTGAACCAATATGGAAATGGGATAGAAGTAATTTTGATTACCCCTAATGGATCTCAAGTACCTTTGGCTATCAAGTTGAATTTCGAAGTAACCAACAACATGGCAGAATATGAGGCTTGTATTGCTGGAATGGATGCCCTCCGAAGGTTAGGGGTAAGAGAAGCCAAATtctttagagactcgagtttgGTCATAGCACAAGCACAGAAGTTGTGGAAGGTAAAAGAGGAACACCTAAAACCCTACCAATAATACTTGGAAGACTTTACTAAAACCTTCGACAGAATTGAATATACCATTATCCCTAGAGCTCAGAATCAGTTTACAAATGCTTTGGCTACCTTGGCTTCTATGGTTGAAATACCCAAAGGAGTATGGACACAACCCTTAAAGATTGAGCAAAGTTATCAGTTGGTacacaaagagaaagaagagttGTCAATTGGCCACAGACGAATGAGGAGCCCTGTGGTACTGTGACATTATGAAGTTACTAGAATTAGGAATTTATCCTGATAGGGCCAATAAGAAAAGAACGTTGTTCAGTCAAGATGATGGTGATGTAATACAACTTGTGTGGAGGCCAACTATATAGGAGATCCTATGATGGGATACACTTTCGTTGGTTAAAGAAAGATGAAGCTGAAAAAGTCATGGAAGAGATCCATTAAGGAATTTGTGGTCCCCATATGAATAGGAGGATGTTGGCAAAGAAGATTTTAAGGATGGGATACTAATGGAATACAATTGAAATTGATTGCATAGACCTTGTGAAGAGTTGCCATGACTACTAAACACATGCCAACTTGAACCATATGCCACCTAGTGAGCTATACCGCATGTAGTCTCCATGGCCTTTCTCAATATTGGGCATAGACGTGATTGGAAGAATAGCTCCTAAGGCTTCAAACGGGCATAAATACGTCCTAGTtgcaattgattacttcacaaagtggATGGAAGCAGCCTCATATTCCATATTGAAAGCCAAACATGATAGGTCAAGAATGAATTGAccccttaggtaaattaactaattaattagctaagtaaattaaccaattaattagccaagtaaattaattaagtcaatttaacactcagtatgcgtggtagcacaaacaaattaccaaataactaaatgcaacaaaaattaaatttgacaggggtgatttttttacgaatgggaaaaaccactgaggcaaaaccccaccgggtgaattcaaggtcaccactctttagaatccactattatcaaaacaagagattacaagtaaaggaattccagtaccttataccaatctactgttaggattagtgcccttaaatcctattgtatgatgctatgtatgttattatttatgacattatgtatgacttaatgttgtgtttaataaagttattttattataatctaaaataatagtaacatgaatattcggatattatcatatagtccatgagatgcatagtatgtgatttatgtgatttagtcacagaagatataagtcacaatttctttataaactcagaattttagttcatagtcggtgatgaaattaggcgtttcatctacgaagaccataacatatcaactaagatgatttgtcttgatcatggaagtggagacttctagttgatgtgttgatatgttttaagagttaagacatattgaactggaccgctgtgagatttattgttctcctaacgactgtcaattgaataataaatctcacgacttctatttgcatgaactcttaatcatgaaaggataatggacctgatcatgaaatgtaggtcgctttgatatatcaggagtgagatctaaagtaacggtcaaaacctcagtatgttgggcagccacat
This region includes:
- the LOC142605773 gene encoding uncharacterized protein LOC142605773, producing MRQPKSEKEIEPHTWNDECQKAFEIIKEYLLHPPILVPSKPGKPLLLYLSIIKDAVGIMLAQEDDDKNKGAIYYLKFDLKYMARKTIKGSVVSKFCAKNPVEGENGKDDFLDEDILDVELGAWKMYFDGAVNQYGNGIEVILITPNGSQVPLAIKLNFEVTNNMAEYEACIAGMDALRRLGVREAKFFRDSSLVIAQAQKLWKVKEEHLKPYQ